One part of the Arabidopsis thaliana chromosome 4, partial sequence genome encodes these proteins:
- a CDS encoding CLK4-associating serine/arginine-rich protein (FUNCTIONS IN: molecular_function unknown; INVOLVED IN: biological_process unknown; EXPRESSED IN: 22 plant structures; EXPRESSED DURING: 13 growth stages; CONTAINS InterPro DOMAIN/s: Splicing factor, suppressor of white apricot (InterPro:IPR019147).) translates to MWHEARRSEKKVHDMMDAARKRAQRRAIYLAKRRGDPIQSIQAVGSRYRVFRDDGLYQATEDQQGLIPWNGKQDVMIDRFDGRALLDFVREAGSRSVRPHKKTEEEEELEEFVNFERYRDLIKHRRRGFSDEEGLQHVHQELEAKLAAPFLGTRTQPAQPPANKGTYSQVGFSYAGNGKDNSLDADEDDVDDDEDDEDEEEEFDSNDSDDEGMETIAKQFGIKRYGWLVYMDKKAKEEEKRQKELIKGDPSIKKLSRKERRKVSRIERDRERETSRSVGRQIIHHDPYRESRRSPTYEAYPRSRRSRSRSRSYSPSYSRRNGRGDHSDEISKPKIEYITEFGGGSGDMRSPKFEGYSPPRSPPSQSDLLSRPSPGRILEALHVDPASDISLEKDKVAKPAKSTVSTSTALAKLSKVAGTSSSKQSQAEKKETPQERLKRIMNKQLTKQIKKDSATETAKKREQERQRLEKLAETSRLSRNRQRSRSRSISRSPPPRLRHRRSRSRSGSRSRRSRRHSSRSRSRSPSRSLSRSPKRSRRRSPSYSRSPRRRSSRSRH, encoded by the exons ATGTGGCACGAAGCGAgaagatcggagaagaaggtTCACGATATGATGGACGCTGCTCGGAAAAGAGCACAGCGGCGAGCTATTTACTTAGCTAAACGCCGTGGAGATCCTATTCAGTCGATTCAAGCCGTTGGTTCCCGCTACCGAGTATTCCGTGATGATGGTCTTTACCAAGCCACCGAAGATCAACAGGGCTT GATTCCTTGGAATGGGAAGCAAGATGTTATGATTGATAG ATTTGATGGTCGTGCTCTTCTGGATTTTGTGCGTGAGGCTGGTTCGAGAAGTGTACGTCCACATAAGAAAacggaagaggaagaagaacttgaagagtttgttaattttgaGCGTTATCGGGATTTGATTAAGCATCGGCGTAGAGGAT TTTCTGATGAGGAGGGTTTGCAACATGTCCATCAAGAGCTCGAGGCCAAACTTGCTGCTCCCTTCCTTGGGACAAG AACACAACCAGCTCAACCACCTGCAAACAAAGGCACATATTCGCAGGTTGGATTTTCTTATGCTGGAAATGGCAAAGATAATTCATTGGATGCGGACgaagatgatgttgatgacgacgaggatgatgaggatgaagaggaagaatttGACAGTAATGACAGTGATGATGAAGGAATGGAAACAATTGCGAAACAGTTTGGTATTAAGCGATATGGGTGGCTTGTTTATATGGACAAGAAGgcaaaagaggaagagaaaaggCAAAAGGAACTCATCAAAGGCGATCCTTCAATT AAGAAACTAAGTCgcaaggagagaagaaaagtttctAGGATAGAGAGGGATAGAGAAAGGGAAACTTCAAGGAGTGTCGGAAGGCAAATAATTCATCATGATCCATACAG GGAGTCTCGAAGGAGTCCTACTTATGAGGCCTATCCGCGTTCAAGAAG ATCAAGATCCAGATCCCGCTCATATTCTCCATCATACTCAAGGAGAAATGGGCGTGGAGACCATTCTGATGAAATCAGCAAACCAAAAATCGAATATATTACGGAATTTGGAGGAGGCTCTGGAGATATGAGAAGTCCAAAGTTTGAAGGATATTCCCCACCGCGTTCACCACCATCTCAGTCTGATCTATTAAGCCG ACCATCGCCAGGCCGTATTCTTGAGGCGCTGCATGTTGATCCTGCATCTGATATATCCCTTGAGAAAGACAAAGTTGCCAAACCAGCAAAATCGACAGTGAG TACTTCCACAGCACTAGCGAAGCTTTCAAAAGTAGCAGGTACCTCCTCTTCGAAGCAGTCAcaagcagagaagaaagaaactccCCAAGAACGACTGAAGAGAATCATGAACAAACAGCTAACGAAGCAAA TTAAGAAAGACTCTGCAACAGAAACGGCTAAGAAACGAGAACAGGAGCGACAAAGGCTGGAGAAACTAGCGGAAACAAGCCGGTTAAGTCGGAATAGGCAGCGCAGCCGTAGTAGGAGTATTAGTCGATCACCACCACCGAGGTT AAGACACAGGcgaagcagaagcagaagcgGAAGCAGGAGCAGGAGATCACGCAGGCACAGTTCAAGGTCACGGTCTAGGTCCCCATCTAGGTCGTTATCACGCTCTCCGAAACGCTCACGCAGACGCTCTCCATCTTATTCGAGGTCTCCCAG GCGAAGAAGCAGCAGGTCAAGGCACTGA
- the HSF4 gene encoding heat shock factor 4 (heat shock factor 4 (HSF4); FUNCTIONS IN: transcription repressor activity, DNA binding, sequence-specific DNA binding transcription factor activity; INVOLVED IN: response to cyclopentenone, response to heat; LOCATED IN: nucleus; CONTAINS InterPro DOMAIN/s: Winged helix-turn-helix transcription repressor DNA-binding (InterPro:IPR011991), Heat shock factor (HSF)-type, DNA-binding (InterPro:IPR000232); BEST Arabidopsis thaliana protein match is: heat shock transcription factor B2A (TAIR:AT5G62020.1); Has 2101 Blast hits to 2087 proteins in 226 species: Archae - 0; Bacteria - 2; Metazoa - 340; Fungi - 475; Plants - 774; Viruses - 0; Other Eukaryotes - 510 (source: NCBI BLink).), with translation MTAVTAAQRSVPAPFLSKTYQLVDDHSTDDVVSWNEEGTAFVVWKTAEFAKDLLPQYFKHNNFSSFIRQLNTYGFRKTVPDKWEFANDYFRRGGEDLLTDIRRRKSVIASTAGKCVVVGSPSESNSGGGDDHGSSSTSSPGSSKNPGSVENMVADLSGENEKLKRENNNLSSELAAAKKQRDELVTFLTGHLKVRPEQIDKMIKGGKFKPVESDEESECEGCDGGGGAEEGVGEGLKLFGVWLKGERKKRDRDEKNYVVSGSRMTEIKNVDFHAPLWKSSKVCN, from the exons ATGACGGCTGTGACGGCGGCGCAAAGATCAGTTCCGGCGCCGTTTTTAAGCAAAACGTATCAGCTAGTTGATGATCATAGCACagacgacgtcgtttcatGGAACGAAGAAGGAACAGCTTTTGTCGTGTGGAAAACAGCAGAGTTTGCTAaagatcttcttcctcaatacTTCAAGCATAATAATTTCTCAAGCTTCATTCGTCAGCTCAACACTTAC ggaTTTCGTAAAACTGTACCGGATAAATGGGAATTTGCAAACGATTATTTCCGGAGAGGCGGGGAGGATCTGTTGACGGACATACGACGGCGTAAATCGGTGATTGCTTCAACGGCGGGGaaatgtgttgttgttggttcGCCTTCTGAGTCTAATtctggtggtggtgatgatcaCGGTTCAAGCTCCACGTCATCACCCGGTTCGTCGAAGAATCCTGGTTCGGTGGAGAACATGGTTGCTGATTTATCAGGAGAGAACGAGAAGCTTAAACGTGAAAACAATAACTTGAGCTCGGAGCTCGCGGCGGCGAAGAAGCAGCGCGATGAGCTAGTGACGTTCTTGACGGGTCATCTGAAAGTAAGACCGGAACAAATCGATAAAATGATCAAAGGAGGGAAATTTAAACCGGTGGAGTCTGACGAAGAGAGTGAGTGCGAAGGTTGCGACGGCGGCGGAGGAGCAGAGGAGGGGGTAGGTGAAGGATTGAAATTGTTTGGGGTGTGGTTGaaaggagagagaaaaaagagggACCGGGATGAAAAGAATTATGTGGTGAGTGGGTCCCGTATGACGGAAATAAAGAACGTGGACTTTCACGCGCCGTTGTGGAAAAGCAGCAAAGTCTGCAACTAA
- a CDS encoding Remorin family protein (Remorin family protein; FUNCTIONS IN: DNA binding; LOCATED IN: plasma membrane, chloroplast; EXPRESSED IN: 22 plant structures; EXPRESSED DURING: 13 growth stages; CONTAINS InterPro DOMAIN/s: Remorin, C-terminal (InterPro:IPR005516); BEST Arabidopsis thaliana protein match is: Remorin family protein (TAIR:AT1G45207.2); Has 30201 Blast hits to 17322 proteins in 780 species: Archae - 12; Bacteria - 1396; Metazoa - 17338; Fungi - 3422; Plants - 5037; Viruses - 0; Other Eukaryotes - 2996 (source: NCBI BLink).), translating into MRKTSVSSNSFGGFLSPGAPSYADNKGWSSERVPHPSSTTSSSAINGGRRHIGSSSALTTPFYSGRAIPSKWEDAERWICSPVSTYPQGVCLNSSVSSEQRRQKSKSGPIVPPTLPHPHPTSSSSATGCYHYSPRMMMRSMDAPPKGLMVAGSPFSTGVLEADRVFRGSVGGGGCDGYGRGPGHGHSRSWVDLMSEETSSLSSKTDTEEKAEMTTAMQSPVVSRRDMATQMSPEETSPNNNNQSPPLVVSVIEPPPCRGEVREVKMDKGARMIKRPKRRVMSSRIIRREQPEVEDNSEASASSSSWDISEPAMTLSKLQREEAKIAAWENLQKAKAEAAIRKLEVKLEKKKSASMDKILNKLQTAKIKAQEMRRSSVSSEHEQQQGNHQISRNSVKITHLVRRHTFMTPFMTCFAPRVDCRKSSSAL; encoded by the exons ATGAGAAAGACTTCTGTTTCATCTAATAGCTTTGGTGGGTTTTTAAGTCCCGGAGCTCCGAGTTACGCTGACAACAAAGGTTGGAGCTCCGAGAGAGTTCCTCATCCTTCCTCCACTACTTCCTCCTCTGCAATTAACGGTGGTCGTCGTCACATCGGCTCTTCTTCCGCTTTAACGACGCCGTTTTACAGCGGCAGAGCAATTCCTTCGAAATGGGAAGATGCTGAGCGGTGGATTTGTAGCCCTGTGTCGACTTACCCACAAGGTGTTTGTTTAAATTCCTCAGTGAGTTCTGAACAGAGAAGGCAGAAATCTAAAAGTGGTCCGATTGTTCCTCCTACGTTGCCTCATCCGCATCCTACGTCTTCTTCGTCGGCGACTGGGTGTTATCACTATTCTCCGAGGATGATGATGCGGTCTATGGATGCTCCTCCTAAGGGTTTAATGGTTGCTGGTTCTCCGTTTTCTACTGGAGTTTTGGAGGCGGATAGGGTTTTTAGAGGAAGTgtcggtggtggtggttgtgaTGGCTATGGTCGTGGACCTGGCCATGGACATAGCCGGAGCTGGGTTGATTTGATGAGTGAAGAAACTTCTTCACTTAGCTCCAAAACTGATACAG AGGAGAAAGCAGAGATGACGACGGCGATGCAATCTCCGGTGGTATCAAGAAGAGATATGGCTACTCAGATGAGTCCAGAAGAGACGAGTCCTAATAACAATAACCAGTCTCCACCATTggttgtttctgtgattgaGCCACCTCCTTGTAGAGGTGAAGTGAGAGAAGTGAAAATGGATAAAGGAGCAAGAATGATTAAGCGTCCAAAGAGACGAGTCATGTCTTCTAGGATTATTAGGAGAGAGCAACCTGAGGTTGAAGACAATTCTGaagcttctgcttcttcttcttcttgggatATCTCAGAACCAGCCATGACTCTTTCTAA GTTGCAAAGAGAGGAAGCGAAGATTGCAGCTTGGGAAAATCTGCAGAAGGCGAAAGCAGAAGCCGCTATTAGAAAACTTGAG GTgaagctggagaagaagaaatcagcATCAATGGATAAGATCTTGAACAAGCTTCAAACAGCTAAGATCAAAGCACAAGAGATGAGGAGAAGTTCAGTATCCAGTGAacatgaacaacaacaagggAATCATCAAATCTCCAGAAACTCGGTGAAGATCACGCATCTTGTTCGAAGACATACTTTCATGACTCCTTTCATGACTTGCTTTGCTCCTCGTGTTGATTGCAGAAAATCTTCTTCTGCtctctga
- a CDS encoding CLK4-associating serine/arginine-rich protein (FUNCTIONS IN: molecular_function unknown; INVOLVED IN: biological_process unknown; EXPRESSED IN: 22 plant structures; EXPRESSED DURING: 13 growth stages; CONTAINS InterPro DOMAIN/s: Splicing factor, suppressor of white apricot (InterPro:IPR019147).), with amino-acid sequence MWHEARRSEKKVHDMMDAARKRAQRRAIYLAKRRGDPIQSIQAVGSRYRVFRDDGLYQATEDQQGLIPWNGKQDVMIDRFDGRALLDFVREAGSRSVRPHKKTEEEEELEEFVNFERYRDLIKHRRRGFSDEEGLQHVHQELEAKLAAPFLGTRTQPAQPPANKGTYSQVGFSYAGNGKDNSLDADEDDVDDDEDDEDEEEEFDSNDSDDEGMETIAKQFGIKRYGWLVYMDKKAKEEEKRQKELIKGDPSIKLSRKERRKVSRIERDRERETSRSVGRQIIHHDPYRESRRSPTYEAYPRSRRSRSRSRSYSPSYSRRNGRGDHSDEISKPKIEYITEFGGGSGDMRSPKFEGYSPPRSPPSQSDLLSRPSPGRILEALHVDPASDISLEKDKVAKPAKSTVSTSTALAKLSKVAGTSSSKQSQAEKKETPQERLKRIMNKQLTKQIKKDSATETAKKREQERQRLEKLAETSRLSRNRQRSRSRSISRSPPPRRHRRSRSRSGSRSRRSRRHSSRSRSRSPSRSLSRSPKRSRRRSPSYSRSPRRRSSRSRH; translated from the exons ATGTGGCACGAAGCGAgaagatcggagaagaaggtTCACGATATGATGGACGCTGCTCGGAAAAGAGCACAGCGGCGAGCTATTTACTTAGCTAAACGCCGTGGAGATCCTATTCAGTCGATTCAAGCCGTTGGTTCCCGCTACCGAGTATTCCGTGATGATGGTCTTTACCAAGCCACCGAAGATCAACAGGGCTT GATTCCTTGGAATGGGAAGCAAGATGTTATGATTGATAG ATTTGATGGTCGTGCTCTTCTGGATTTTGTGCGTGAGGCTGGTTCGAGAAGTGTACGTCCACATAAGAAAacggaagaggaagaagaacttgaagagtttgttaattttgaGCGTTATCGGGATTTGATTAAGCATCGGCGTAGAGGAT TTTCTGATGAGGAGGGTTTGCAACATGTCCATCAAGAGCTCGAGGCCAAACTTGCTGCTCCCTTCCTTGGGACAAG AACACAACCAGCTCAACCACCTGCAAACAAAGGCACATATTCGCAGGTTGGATTTTCTTATGCTGGAAATGGCAAAGATAATTCATTGGATGCGGACgaagatgatgttgatgacgacgaggatgatgaggatgaagaggaagaatttGACAGTAATGACAGTGATGATGAAGGAATGGAAACAATTGCGAAACAGTTTGGTATTAAGCGATATGGGTGGCTTGTTTATATGGACAAGAAGgcaaaagaggaagagaaaaggCAAAAGGAACTCATCAAAGGCGATCCTTCAATT AAACTAAGTCgcaaggagagaagaaaagtttctAGGATAGAGAGGGATAGAGAAAGGGAAACTTCAAGGAGTGTCGGAAGGCAAATAATTCATCATGATCCATACAG GGAGTCTCGAAGGAGTCCTACTTATGAGGCCTATCCGCGTTCAAGAAG ATCAAGATCCAGATCCCGCTCATATTCTCCATCATACTCAAGGAGAAATGGGCGTGGAGACCATTCTGATGAAATCAGCAAACCAAAAATCGAATATATTACGGAATTTGGAGGAGGCTCTGGAGATATGAGAAGTCCAAAGTTTGAAGGATATTCCCCACCGCGTTCACCACCATCTCAGTCTGATCTATTAAGCCG ACCATCGCCAGGCCGTATTCTTGAGGCGCTGCATGTTGATCCTGCATCTGATATATCCCTTGAGAAAGACAAAGTTGCCAAACCAGCAAAATCGACAGTGAG TACTTCCACAGCACTAGCGAAGCTTTCAAAAGTAGCAGGTACCTCCTCTTCGAAGCAGTCAcaagcagagaagaaagaaactccCCAAGAACGACTGAAGAGAATCATGAACAAACAGCTAACGAAGCAAA TTAAGAAAGACTCTGCAACAGAAACGGCTAAGAAACGAGAACAGGAGCGACAAAGGCTGGAGAAACTAGCGGAAACAAGCCGGTTAAGTCGGAATAGGCAGCGCAGCCGTAGTAGGAGTATTAGTCGATCACCACCACCGAG AAGACACAGGcgaagcagaagcagaagcgGAAGCAGGAGCAGGAGATCACGCAGGCACAGTTCAAGGTCACGGTCTAGGTCCCCATCTAGGTCGTTATCACGCTCTCCGAAACGCTCACGCAGACGCTCTCCATCTTATTCGAGGTCTCCCAG GCGAAGAAGCAGCAGGTCAAGGCACTGA
- a CDS encoding CLK4-associating serine/arginine-rich protein (FUNCTIONS IN: molecular_function unknown; INVOLVED IN: biological_process unknown; EXPRESSED IN: 23 plant structures; EXPRESSED DURING: 13 growth stages; CONTAINS InterPro DOMAIN/s: Splicing factor, suppressor of white apricot (InterPro:IPR019147); Has 7672 Blast hits to 5479 proteins in 321 species: Archae - 0; Bacteria - 89; Metazoa - 5155; Fungi - 712; Plants - 341; Viruses - 39; Other Eukaryotes - 1336 (source: NCBI BLink).), translated as MWHEARRSEKKVHDMMDAARKRAQRRAIYLAKRRGDPIQSIQAVGSRYRVFRDDGLYQATEDQQGLIPWNGKQDVMIDRFDGRALLDFVREAGSRSVRPHKKTEEEEELEEFVNFERYRDLIKHRRRGFSDEEGLQHVHQELEAKLAAPFLGTRTQPAQPPANKGTYSQVGFSYAGNGKDNSLDADEDDVDDDEDDEDEEEEFDSNDSDDEGMETIAKQFGIKRYGWLVYMDKKAKEEEKRQKELIKGDPSIKKLSRKERRKVSRIERDRERETSRSVGRQIIHHDPYRESRRSPTYEAYPRSRRSRSRSRSYSPSYSRRNGRGDHSDEISKPKIEYITEFGGGSGDMRSPKFEGYSPPRSPPSQSDLLSRPSPGRILEALHVDPASDISLEKDKVAKPAKSTVSTSTALAKLSKVAGTSSSKQSQAEKKETPQERLKRIMNKQLTKQIKKDSATETAKKREQERQRLEKLAETSRLSRNRQRSRSRSISRSPPPRRHRRSRSRSGSRSRRSRRHSSRSRSRSPSRSLSRSPKRSRRRSPSYSRSPRRRSSRSRH; from the exons ATGTGGCACGAAGCGAgaagatcggagaagaaggtTCACGATATGATGGACGCTGCTCGGAAAAGAGCACAGCGGCGAGCTATTTACTTAGCTAAACGCCGTGGAGATCCTATTCAGTCGATTCAAGCCGTTGGTTCCCGCTACCGAGTATTCCGTGATGATGGTCTTTACCAAGCCACCGAAGATCAACAGGGCTT GATTCCTTGGAATGGGAAGCAAGATGTTATGATTGATAG ATTTGATGGTCGTGCTCTTCTGGATTTTGTGCGTGAGGCTGGTTCGAGAAGTGTACGTCCACATAAGAAAacggaagaggaagaagaacttgaagagtttgttaattttgaGCGTTATCGGGATTTGATTAAGCATCGGCGTAGAGGAT TTTCTGATGAGGAGGGTTTGCAACATGTCCATCAAGAGCTCGAGGCCAAACTTGCTGCTCCCTTCCTTGGGACAAG AACACAACCAGCTCAACCACCTGCAAACAAAGGCACATATTCGCAGGTTGGATTTTCTTATGCTGGAAATGGCAAAGATAATTCATTGGATGCGGACgaagatgatgttgatgacgacgaggatgatgaggatgaagaggaagaatttGACAGTAATGACAGTGATGATGAAGGAATGGAAACAATTGCGAAACAGTTTGGTATTAAGCGATATGGGTGGCTTGTTTATATGGACAAGAAGgcaaaagaggaagagaaaaggCAAAAGGAACTCATCAAAGGCGATCCTTCAATT AAGAAACTAAGTCgcaaggagagaagaaaagtttctAGGATAGAGAGGGATAGAGAAAGGGAAACTTCAAGGAGTGTCGGAAGGCAAATAATTCATCATGATCCATACAG GGAGTCTCGAAGGAGTCCTACTTATGAGGCCTATCCGCGTTCAAGAAG ATCAAGATCCAGATCCCGCTCATATTCTCCATCATACTCAAGGAGAAATGGGCGTGGAGACCATTCTGATGAAATCAGCAAACCAAAAATCGAATATATTACGGAATTTGGAGGAGGCTCTGGAGATATGAGAAGTCCAAAGTTTGAAGGATATTCCCCACCGCGTTCACCACCATCTCAGTCTGATCTATTAAGCCG ACCATCGCCAGGCCGTATTCTTGAGGCGCTGCATGTTGATCCTGCATCTGATATATCCCTTGAGAAAGACAAAGTTGCCAAACCAGCAAAATCGACAGTGAG TACTTCCACAGCACTAGCGAAGCTTTCAAAAGTAGCAGGTACCTCCTCTTCGAAGCAGTCAcaagcagagaagaaagaaactccCCAAGAACGACTGAAGAGAATCATGAACAAACAGCTAACGAAGCAAA TTAAGAAAGACTCTGCAACAGAAACGGCTAAGAAACGAGAACAGGAGCGACAAAGGCTGGAGAAACTAGCGGAAACAAGCCGGTTAAGTCGGAATAGGCAGCGCAGCCGTAGTAGGAGTATTAGTCGATCACCACCACCGAG AAGACACAGGcgaagcagaagcagaagcgGAAGCAGGAGCAGGAGATCACGCAGGCACAGTTCAAGGTCACGGTCTAGGTCCCCATCTAGGTCGTTATCACGCTCTCCGAAACGCTCACGCAGACGCTCTCCATCTTATTCGAGGTCTCCCAG GCGAAGAAGCAGCAGGTCAAGGCACTGA
- a CDS encoding CLK4-associating serine/arginine-rich protein (FUNCTIONS IN: molecular_function unknown; INVOLVED IN: biological_process unknown; EXPRESSED IN: 23 plant structures; EXPRESSED DURING: 13 growth stages; CONTAINS InterPro DOMAIN/s: Splicing factor, suppressor of white apricot (InterPro:IPR019147); Has 5391 Blast hits to 4388 proteins in 280 species: Archae - 1; Bacteria - 114; Metazoa - 3014; Fungi - 666; Plants - 308; Viruses - 14; Other Eukaryotes - 1274 (source: NCBI BLink).) — translation MWHEARRSEKKVHDMMDAARKRAQRRAIYLAKRRGDPIQSIQAVGSRYRVFRDDGLYQATEDQQGLIPWNGKQDVMIDRFDGRALLDFVREAGSRSVRPHKKTEEEEELEEFVNFERYRDLIKHRRRGFSDEEGLQHVHQELEAKLAAPFLGTRTQPAQPPANKGTYSQVGFSYAGNGKDNSLDADEDDVDDDEDDEDEEEEFDSNDSDDEGMETIAKQFGIKRYGWLVYMDKKAKEEEKRQKELIKGDPSIKKLSRKERRKVSRIERDRERETSRSVGRQIIHHDPYRESRRSPTYEAYPRSRRSRSRSRSYSPSYSRRNGRGDHSDEISKPKIEYITEFGGGSGDMRSPKFEGYSPPRSPPSQSDLLSRPSPGRILEALHVDPASDISLEKDKVAKPAKSTVSTSTALAKLSKVAGTSSSKQSQAEKKETPQERLKRIMNKQLTKQIKKDSATETAKKREQERQRLEKLAETSRLSRNRQRSRSRSISRSPPPRLLIKLSFLLRD, via the exons ATGTGGCACGAAGCGAgaagatcggagaagaaggtTCACGATATGATGGACGCTGCTCGGAAAAGAGCACAGCGGCGAGCTATTTACTTAGCTAAACGCCGTGGAGATCCTATTCAGTCGATTCAAGCCGTTGGTTCCCGCTACCGAGTATTCCGTGATGATGGTCTTTACCAAGCCACCGAAGATCAACAGGGCTT GATTCCTTGGAATGGGAAGCAAGATGTTATGATTGATAG ATTTGATGGTCGTGCTCTTCTGGATTTTGTGCGTGAGGCTGGTTCGAGAAGTGTACGTCCACATAAGAAAacggaagaggaagaagaacttgaagagtttgttaattttgaGCGTTATCGGGATTTGATTAAGCATCGGCGTAGAGGAT TTTCTGATGAGGAGGGTTTGCAACATGTCCATCAAGAGCTCGAGGCCAAACTTGCTGCTCCCTTCCTTGGGACAAG AACACAACCAGCTCAACCACCTGCAAACAAAGGCACATATTCGCAGGTTGGATTTTCTTATGCTGGAAATGGCAAAGATAATTCATTGGATGCGGACgaagatgatgttgatgacgacgaggatgatgaggatgaagaggaagaatttGACAGTAATGACAGTGATGATGAAGGAATGGAAACAATTGCGAAACAGTTTGGTATTAAGCGATATGGGTGGCTTGTTTATATGGACAAGAAGgcaaaagaggaagagaaaaggCAAAAGGAACTCATCAAAGGCGATCCTTCAATT AAGAAACTAAGTCgcaaggagagaagaaaagtttctAGGATAGAGAGGGATAGAGAAAGGGAAACTTCAAGGAGTGTCGGAAGGCAAATAATTCATCATGATCCATACAG GGAGTCTCGAAGGAGTCCTACTTATGAGGCCTATCCGCGTTCAAGAAG ATCAAGATCCAGATCCCGCTCATATTCTCCATCATACTCAAGGAGAAATGGGCGTGGAGACCATTCTGATGAAATCAGCAAACCAAAAATCGAATATATTACGGAATTTGGAGGAGGCTCTGGAGATATGAGAAGTCCAAAGTTTGAAGGATATTCCCCACCGCGTTCACCACCATCTCAGTCTGATCTATTAAGCCG ACCATCGCCAGGCCGTATTCTTGAGGCGCTGCATGTTGATCCTGCATCTGATATATCCCTTGAGAAAGACAAAGTTGCCAAACCAGCAAAATCGACAGTGAG TACTTCCACAGCACTAGCGAAGCTTTCAAAAGTAGCAGGTACCTCCTCTTCGAAGCAGTCAcaagcagagaagaaagaaactccCCAAGAACGACTGAAGAGAATCATGAACAAACAGCTAACGAAGCAAA TTAAGAAAGACTCTGCAACAGAAACGGCTAAGAAACGAGAACAGGAGCGACAAAGGCTGGAGAAACTAGCGGAAACAAGCCGGTTAAGTCGGAATAGGCAGCGCAGCCGTAGTAGGAGTATTAGTCGATCACCACCACCGAGGTTGTTAATAAAGTTATCATTTTTGCTTCGTGATTAA